CGGTGCCCTGGTCGAGCACGTCCAGCAGCATCCGGTGGGCCAGTCCGCTGGCGGCACCGTGCAGCGGGCCCTCCAGCACCCCGAGCCCGGCCGAGACCGCCGCGTAGGCGTGGGCGCGCGCCGAGGCGGCGACCCGGACGGCGAGCGTGGAGGCGGCGAGGTCGTGGTCGATGAGCAGCGCCAGGGCGGTGTCCAGGACGCGCAGCGACTCCTCGTCGGCGGGGCGGCCGGTCAGCCGGGTCCACAGGCGGTGGGCGAGCGGGCCGTCGTCCTCGGCGGCGGACCGCGCCGGCGGCAGCGCGGCGACCAGTGTGGGAATGAGGACGCGCGCGGTGCCGAGCACGGCCTTCTCGGAGAGGTCGAAGCGCAGCGGGTCCTGGGCGGCCGCCGCGATGGCTGCCACGCGCAGCCGGTCGGTGGGGGAGGTGTGCTCGGGCAGCGCGTTCACGGCGTGGCGGGCGACCTCGACGGTGTCCTCGGGCGCGGTGAACGTGACGCCGGGGGTGAGCCGGTCCGTCCACAGCCACTCCGCGACCTCCTCGTAGGAGTGGCGGGTGGCCAGCTCCGTGGCGTCCACCCCGCGGAAGTAGTACCGGTCGTCGTCGATCAGCGTGATGCGGGTGCGGACCGACAGGTCCGCGCCGGAGCCCGGACTCGTCGCGGCCTCCCGCCGGTTGCGCCGGGCGAGGGCCTCGACCTCCTTGGCGTCGAAGGTGCTGGCGCGGCTGCCGGGTTCGCGCCGGCTGCCGAGCAGGCCGCGGCTCACGTAGGCGTACACCGTCTCCGGCTTCACGCCGAGCGCCTCGGCGGTCTCCTTGGTGGTCAGCCGTCGTCCGGGGCGGCCGGCGGCGGGTTCCTGATCGCGCATGGGGGTCACCGTAGCGGCCTCCGAACATGTTGATGGCTGTAGATTGATTCAATCAATATTGACATCCATATCGTCAAGCATGGACAGTCGGATCAAGTCCAAGGAGGAGAACCATGACCGTCAACAGGAGCGCGACCGCACTCGTCGAGGTCCCGCGGGGGCTCGCCGGCGTCGTCGTCACCGAGACCGAGATCGGCGACGTCAGAGGGCGCGAGGGCTTCTACCATTACCGCCAGTACTCGGCCGTCGAACTCGCCCGGACCC
Above is a genomic segment from Streptomyces collinus Tu 365 containing:
- a CDS encoding citrate synthase → MRDQEPAAGRPGRRLTTKETAEALGVKPETVYAYVSRGLLGSRREPGSRASTFDAKEVEALARRNRREAATSPGSGADLSVRTRITLIDDDRYYFRGVDATELATRHSYEEVAEWLWTDRLTPGVTFTAPEDTVEVARHAVNALPEHTSPTDRLRVAAIAAAAQDPLRFDLSEKAVLGTARVLIPTLVAALPPARSAAEDDGPLAHRLWTRLTGRPADEESLRVLDTALALLIDHDLAASTLAVRVAASARAHAYAAVSAGLGVLEGPLHGAASGLAHRMLLDVLDQGTAVPVIADELRAGRRVPGLGHRLYTGEDPRARVLFALLEQVPRAEPALLAARDVVATTARHAPLHANVDLALAVFTASSGMPATAGETIFAVARTAGWIAHALEEYGERPLRMRPRGQYVGPRPPQPLPDTA